A genomic region of Saccopteryx bilineata isolate mSacBil1 chromosome 1, mSacBil1_pri_phased_curated, whole genome shotgun sequence contains the following coding sequences:
- the LOC136320317 gene encoding left-right determination factor 2-like isoform X2 has protein sequence MRSLWLCWALWALPLSGPGAALTEEQILGSLLQQLHLSEVPVLAKSDVEELVTPAQVRAQYVALLKRSHVASSRGKRFSQNFREVAGRFLVSEAELRRHELLSPRRDRARVTIEWLQVRDDGSNRTSLIDSRLVSIRESGWKAFDVTEAVNFWQQLSRPREPLLLRVSVQKEHLGPLASSVHKLIRFASQGPSDTRHGEPQLELHTLDLRDFGAQGNCDPEVPVTEGTRCCRQEMYIDLQGMKWAENWVLEPPGFLAYECVGTCQQPPETLAFKWPFLGPRQCIASETTSLPMIVSIKEGGRPRPQVVSLPNMRVQRCSCASDGVPLPRKLAP, from the exons ATGAGGTCCCTGTGGCTCTGCTGGGCGCTCTGGGCACTGCCCCTGAGTGGCCCCGGGGCGGCCTTGACCGAGGAGCAGATCCTGGGCAGCCTGCTGCAGCAGCTGCATCTCAGTGAGGTGCCCGTCCTGGCCAAGAGTGACGTGGAGGAGCTGGTCACCCCTGCCCAAGTGAGGGCCCAGTACGTGGCCTTGCTGAAGCGTAGCCATGTGGCTTCCTCCCGTGGGAAGAGGTTCAGCCAGAACTTCCGAG AGGTGGCCGGCAGGTTCTTGGTGTCCGAG GCCGAGCTCCGCCGGCACGAGCTGCTGTCTCCGCGCAGAGACCGGGCCCGGGTGACCATCGAGTGGCTGCAGGTCCGGGACGACGGCTCCAACCGCACGTCGCTCATCGACTCCAG GCTGGTGTCCATCCGCGAGAGCGGCTGGAAGGCCTTCGACGTGACGGAGGCTGTGAACTTCTGGCAGCAGCTGAGCCGGCCCCGGGAGCCACTGCTGCTACGGGTGTCGGTGCAGAAGGAGCACCTGGGTCCGCTGGCCTCCAGCGTCCACAAGCTGATACGCTTCGCCTCCCAGGGGCCGTCGGACACCCGGCACGGCGAGCCCCAGCTGGAGCTGCACACCCTGGACCTCAGGGACTTCGG AGCTCAGGGCAATTGTGACCCTGAGGTGCCAGTGACCGAGGGCACCCGCTGCTGCCGCCAGGAGATGTACATTGACCTGCAGGGGATGAAGTGGGCTGAGAACTGGGTCCTGGAGCCCCCGGGCTTCCTGGCCTATGAGTGTGTGGGCACCTGCCAGCAGCCACCAGAGACCCTGGCCTTCAAGTGGCCGTTTCTGGGGCCGAGACAGTGCATCGCCTCCGAGACGACCTCGCTGCCCATGATTGTCAGCATCAAGGAGGGAGGCAGACCCCGGCCCCAGGTGGTGAGCCTGCCCAACATGAGGGTGCAGAGGTGCAGCTGCGCCTCGGACGGGGTGCCCCTGCCCAGGAAGCTGGCACCATAG
- the PYCR2 gene encoding pyrroline-5-carboxylate reductase 2, with the protein MSVGFIGAGQLACALARGFTAAGVLSAHKIMASSPEMDLPTVSALRKMGVNLTRSNKETMWHSDILFLAVKPHIIPFILDEIGADVQARHIVVSCAAGVTIRSVEKKLMAFQPAPKVIRCMTNTPVMVREGATVYATGTHAMVEDGQLLEQLMSSVGFCTEVEEDLIDAVTGLSGSGPAYAFMALDALADGGVKMGLPRRLAVRLGAQALLGAAKMLLDSEQHPGQLKDNVCSPGGATIHALHFLESGGFRSLLINAVEASCIRTRELQFMADQEKISPAALKKTLLDRVKLESPTVSTLSSCGSGMLLTRSPAPGGKKD; encoded by the exons ATGAGCGTGGGCTTCATTGGCGCGGGCCAGCTGGCCTGTGCGCTGGCGCGGGGCTTCACGGCGGCAG GCGTCCTGTCGGCTCACAAGATAATGGCCAGCTCCCCGGAAATGGACCTGCCCACGGTGTCCGCGCTCAGG AAGATGGGTGTGAACCTGACCCGGAGCAACAAGGAGACCATGTGGCACAGCGACATCCTGTTCCTGGCCGTGAAGCCGCACATCATTCCCTTCATCCTGGATGAGATAGGGGCGGACGTCCAGGCCAGGCACATCGTGGTTTCCTGTGCAGCCGGCGTCACCATCAGATCTGTGGAGAAG AAGCTGATGGCGTTCCAGCCGGCCCCCAAGGTCATTCGCTGCATGACCAACACACCTGTGATGGTGCGGGAGGGTGCCACGGTGTACGCCACGGGCACCCACGCTATGGTGGAGGATGGGCAGCTCCTTGAGCAGCTCATGAGCAGCGTGGGCTTCTGCACCGAGGTGGAGGAAGACCTAATCGACGCTGTCACAGGGCTCAGTGGCAGCGGGCCTGCTTAT GCGTTCATGGCCCTGGACGCGTTGGCTGATGGTGGGGTGAAGATGGGCCTGCCACGGCGCCTGGCAGTTCGACTGGGGGCCCAGGCCTTGCTG GGGGCCGCCAAGATGCTGCTGGACTCAGAGCAGCATCCGGGCCAGCTCAAGGACAATGTCTGCTCCCCTGGAGGGGCCACCATCCATGCCCTGCACTTCCTAGAGAGTGGGGGCTTCCGTTCCCTGCTCATTAATGCAGTTGAGGCCTCCTGCATCCGAACACG AGAGCTGCAGTTCATGGCTGACCAGGAAAAGATCTCCCCAGCTGCTCTTAAGAAGACGCTTCTGGACAGAGTGAAGCTGGAATCCCCCACGGTGTCCACACTGTCTTCCTGCGGCTCAGGAATGCTCCTCACGAGGAGCCCAGCCCCAGGAGGCAAGAAGGACTAA
- the LOC136320317 gene encoding left-right determination factor 2-like isoform X1 translates to MRSLWLCWALWALPLSGPGAALTEEQILGSLLQQLHLSEVPVLAKSDVEELVTPAQVRAQYVALLKRSHVASSRGKRFSQNFREVAGRFLVSEASTRLLVFSMEQRLPPNSELVQAALRLFQESVPEAELRRHELLSPRRDRARVTIEWLQVRDDGSNRTSLIDSRLVSIRESGWKAFDVTEAVNFWQQLSRPREPLLLRVSVQKEHLGPLASSVHKLIRFASQGPSDTRHGEPQLELHTLDLRDFGAQGNCDPEVPVTEGTRCCRQEMYIDLQGMKWAENWVLEPPGFLAYECVGTCQQPPETLAFKWPFLGPRQCIASETTSLPMIVSIKEGGRPRPQVVSLPNMRVQRCSCASDGVPLPRKLAP, encoded by the exons ATGAGGTCCCTGTGGCTCTGCTGGGCGCTCTGGGCACTGCCCCTGAGTGGCCCCGGGGCGGCCTTGACCGAGGAGCAGATCCTGGGCAGCCTGCTGCAGCAGCTGCATCTCAGTGAGGTGCCCGTCCTGGCCAAGAGTGACGTGGAGGAGCTGGTCACCCCTGCCCAAGTGAGGGCCCAGTACGTGGCCTTGCTGAAGCGTAGCCATGTGGCTTCCTCCCGTGGGAAGAGGTTCAGCCAGAACTTCCGAG AGGTGGCCGGCAGGTTCTTGGTGTCCGAGGCCTCCACGCGCCTGCTGGTGTTCAGCATGGAGCAGCGGCTGCCCCCCAACAGCGAGCTGGTGCAGGCCGCGCTGCGTCTCTTCCAGGAGTCGGTCCCCGAGGCCGAGCTCCGCCGGCACGAGCTGCTGTCTCCGCGCAGAGACCGGGCCCGGGTGACCATCGAGTGGCTGCAGGTCCGGGACGACGGCTCCAACCGCACGTCGCTCATCGACTCCAG GCTGGTGTCCATCCGCGAGAGCGGCTGGAAGGCCTTCGACGTGACGGAGGCTGTGAACTTCTGGCAGCAGCTGAGCCGGCCCCGGGAGCCACTGCTGCTACGGGTGTCGGTGCAGAAGGAGCACCTGGGTCCGCTGGCCTCCAGCGTCCACAAGCTGATACGCTTCGCCTCCCAGGGGCCGTCGGACACCCGGCACGGCGAGCCCCAGCTGGAGCTGCACACCCTGGACCTCAGGGACTTCGG AGCTCAGGGCAATTGTGACCCTGAGGTGCCAGTGACCGAGGGCACCCGCTGCTGCCGCCAGGAGATGTACATTGACCTGCAGGGGATGAAGTGGGCTGAGAACTGGGTCCTGGAGCCCCCGGGCTTCCTGGCCTATGAGTGTGTGGGCACCTGCCAGCAGCCACCAGAGACCCTGGCCTTCAAGTGGCCGTTTCTGGGGCCGAGACAGTGCATCGCCTCCGAGACGACCTCGCTGCCCATGATTGTCAGCATCAAGGAGGGAGGCAGACCCCGGCCCCAGGTGGTGAGCCTGCCCAACATGAGGGTGCAGAGGTGCAGCTGCGCCTCGGACGGGGTGCCCCTGCCCAGGAAGCTGGCACCATAG